The nucleotide window ATGCCGGCGCTGCTGGATCGCCTGGCGGATCGCTTCGAGATCATCGGCAATGGCGCTGACGTCATACGAGCCGTCAAGGATCCCCCCGTGTTTTTCGCGACCCTGACAGCACTTGGCATCGCGTATCCCGTGACCCGCTTCACCGCGCCGGAGATGAAACGACACGACGGCATGCGCGGAATTTCCGGTGACTCAGTTTATGCATCGGCGCATGAATGGCTGGTAAAACGCGCGGCCGGTTCGGGTGGCGAGCACGTGCGCCGCTGGCGCGGCAGAGCTATCGATGATTCGCAACGCTATTATCAACATTTTCTGCCGGGGCCCGCGATGTCCGCGTTATTCGTCGCCGATGGTCGCCGTGCGCAGGTCCTCGGTTACAACACGCTGTGGCGCGCCCGGCATGCAGGCTCGCCGTTTGCCTACGGTGGCGCGATCAACCGCGCGAAACTTTCTCCATCGCAACGCCAACTGATTGCAAATCACGTGCACGCACTTACCGCAGCGTTCGGTTTGCGCGGCTTGAACAGTCTGGATTTCATGGTGCATCACGGTCAGCCGCGGGTTCTGGAAATCAATCCGCGACCCGGTGCGACCTGCGAGCTTTACGAACCGGAGGCGCCTGCGGGTATGCTCGCGCT belongs to Gammaproteobacteria bacterium and includes:
- a CDS encoding ATP-grasp domain-containing protein, whose translation is MMPDPADIFILARSGRALAQSARAPDWRPWVVDGFGDVDTRDCAAGVVKVRITRDGLSEAGVADALDMLALKARPGGPAPLLPGSPSGYGRAGLIYGSGVEAMPALLDRLADRFEIIGNGADVIRAVKDPPVFFATLTALGIAYPVTRFTAPEMKRHDGMRGISGDSVYASAHEWLVKRAAGSGGEHVRRWRGRAIDDSQRYYQHFLPGPAMSALFVADGRRAQVLGYNTLWRARHAGSPFAYGGAINRAKLSPSQRQLIANHVHALTAAFGLRGLNSLDFMVHHGQPRVLEINPRPGATCELYEPEAPAGMLALHTRGCRRQLPGDSCLRGFSEHGPRAQVIVYADKAYQVPLGLRWPHWCRDLPAPGAAIPTHAPICTVLAEGDAFEQVSRLAGARRDAVLNSLAATSIAA